A genomic window from Sphingobacterium sp. BN32 includes:
- a CDS encoding GatB/YqeY domain-containing protein — protein MSLETQINQDIKAAMIAKDNARLRGLRAIKAAILLAKTEKGGADEMSEETEIKVLQKLVKQRKESAEIYQQQNREDLYQIEVEEQEVIESYLPKQLDRAAIEEVIKGIIAETGAASIKDMGKVMGLANQKLAGQADGRTISEVVKSLLS, from the coding sequence ATGTCATTAGAAACACAGATCAATCAAGATATTAAAGCGGCAATGATCGCTAAAGACAATGCAAGACTTAGAGGTTTACGAGCTATTAAGGCGGCGATTTTATTGGCAAAAACTGAAAAAGGCGGTGCTGATGAGATGAGCGAAGAAACTGAAATCAAAGTATTGCAAAAGTTAGTGAAACAACGCAAGGAGTCTGCAGAGATTTATCAGCAACAGAACCGCGAAGATTTATACCAGATTGAAGTAGAAGAGCAAGAGGTAATCGAAAGCTACCTACCGAAGCAATTAGACCGCGCGGCAATCGAAGAGGTTATCAAAGGAATCATCGCTGAAACAGGTGCTGCTTCCATTAAAGATATGGGTAAAGTAATGGGCTTAGCCAACCAAAAGCTAGCCGGACAGGCAGACGGT